One window from the genome of Luteolibacter rhizosphaerae encodes:
- a CDS encoding thioredoxin family protein: MAEVRSTFNLRRGDAAPEFQLPAPDSKIHDLHGVRANGGLLVIFACNHCPYVIHLADALGALAAEIEAEGVGTVAISSNDIEKYPQDAPELMASFAAEHGWNFPYLYDESQEVAKAYGAACTPDFFLFDQELRLYYAGQFDSSRPKSGEEPTGEDLRNAVQGMLSGAEPPERPFPSSGCNIKWRSGSEPPYFA, encoded by the coding sequence ATGGCTGAAGTCCGCTCTACCTTTAACCTCCGCCGCGGTGACGCCGCGCCGGAGTTCCAATTGCCCGCTCCGGATAGCAAGATCCACGATCTCCACGGGGTGCGTGCGAATGGCGGACTGCTCGTGATCTTCGCCTGCAATCACTGCCCCTACGTGATCCACCTCGCCGATGCGCTGGGGGCGCTGGCCGCGGAGATTGAGGCGGAAGGGGTGGGCACGGTGGCCATTTCCTCGAACGACATCGAAAAGTATCCGCAGGACGCCCCGGAACTCATGGCCAGCTTCGCCGCGGAGCACGGCTGGAACTTCCCCTATCTCTACGACGAAAGCCAAGAGGTCGCGAAGGCCTATGGGGCCGCCTGCACGCCGGACTTCTTCCTCTTCGACCAGGAATTGCGCCTCTACTATGCCGGGCAATTCGACTCCAGTCGCCCGAAAAGCGGGGAAGAGCCGACCGGCGAGGACCTGCGCAATGCGGTCCAAGGAATGCTCTCCGGAGCCGAGCCGCCGGAGCGCCCATTTCCCAGCAGCGGCTGCAACATTAAATGGCGGTCTGGCAGCGAACCACCGTATTTTGCCTGA